One genomic region from Bacilli bacterium encodes:
- a CDS encoding EAL domain-containing protein — MKSIKNTLEDQIVTFVSVIFVTLILATASIIWNYFSSGLFIIYFSILIVSFVIIFVLSYEIIITAKKAGNEIRNAINQLERETNNFGSNQLDSEKGEISIEELSLLENTFHNLLARFASIGRISEDDLIPAEIKERIKSHLPLTKGEFNQTIYYLLRSNQSYRSAYMLVQIKNFNSTFRNDLIDHIQSFFKTAIIGEYSDDTLSIFLPEIDSISLLKSRIRLFYSSFASATVDKNRENIAIADIRVSAVIYPYSGRRDLERDADFALRKTKNYIVYIPQRRNKGLARYENIENISRLFLLNSEPIFKEMRETKDFKSFYDFLKNNLLKFARQFGYMNAGFLLLNPSHEFYDVYFEDTRMNSPATFRRLDNIPTNYLTPIFEEAGDDHCLYGDSSDPLPPKLSSILDNLNISSFFFQTIVDDDKTNLGLLYLCSSEKSLRPLSVSEQTILIFISALFEQLVRQMREVHQDKRRDSLLEHILKINEEYVYIVDKRTRLIHYVSQNLASYFPHQPLIGQKCYKVFRNRDEICQDCPLSNKEPVIIINEISPSPLQARVLNYTGNPNEETIVLKVPSRESLLSNALFVDKDLSIKNRARLIADIREALYTNHRGFILGIRLALDDSEINPLTKDDKLSFLNAISQSIIEAGYENVLFRIDDDALAINFVEAPRPATFNRLEDIYKHIAIKAHHLSEKISFNLALLEYPTDCNDAIILDKTIDDGLNKSAKVGKNILYIIRNRVSRPADRNAYILNFYETATSRNYWESYVQPLINLDNEFVTGGEMLLRLYDPNRAGFIPPNDFVDLYSDNRLMCDQEKAIIRRVGEMWRSLGYTLFRSRGIDRISVNISFDTIINKDFHGFLSGVINQYKFPANFLQLEIDEDIAMLHQDEVRAFIKRNSDLKISFILDNYTGRNLSPNSINSLGFHYLKLEQAAIRSIENDSDSYVNFTHMVNRLKTLNLELIVKGVETERQVNIIKSLGIHYCEGYFYAKPMPIDDYEKYIVSTDQQTI, encoded by the coding sequence GTGAAATCAATTAAAAATACGCTTGAAGATCAGATAGTAACTTTTGTGTCCGTCATTTTTGTTACCCTTATACTCGCCACAGCTAGTATAATTTGGAACTATTTTTCTTCTGGCCTATTCATTATATACTTTTCCATATTGATTGTTTCCTTTGTTATTATTTTTGTCTTATCTTATGAGATTATCATTACCGCCAAAAAAGCCGGGAATGAAATCCGCAATGCCATCAATCAATTGGAAAGAGAAACTAATAACTTTGGTTCCAATCAGTTGGATAGCGAGAAGGGTGAGATATCAATTGAAGAACTATCATTGTTAGAGAATACCTTCCATAATCTTTTAGCTCGTTTTGCCTCCATCGGGCGTATTTCAGAAGATGATTTGATTCCTGCGGAGATTAAAGAGCGAATCAAAAGTCATCTTCCTCTAACCAAAGGGGAATTTAATCAAACAATATATTACTTATTGCGCTCCAACCAATCCTATCGATCCGCTTATATGCTCGTGCAAATAAAGAACTTTAACTCAACTTTTCGCAATGATCTCATTGATCACATTCAATCTTTTTTTAAAACCGCTATTATCGGCGAATACAGCGATGATACTTTATCGATTTTTCTACCCGAGATTGATTCTATATCTTTATTGAAATCGCGCATCCGCCTTTTTTATTCGAGTTTTGCCTCCGCTACTGTTGATAAAAACCGTGAGAATATAGCGATTGCCGACATTCGTGTTTCCGCTGTTATCTATCCATATTCGGGAAGACGCGATCTAGAACGCGATGCGGATTTTGCTCTTCGAAAAACCAAAAATTATATTGTTTATATCCCTCAAAGACGAAATAAAGGACTTGCCCGCTATGAAAACATCGAAAATATCAGTCGCCTTTTTCTTCTCAATTCAGAACCGATTTTTAAAGAGATGCGAGAAACAAAGGATTTCAAGTCCTTCTATGACTTTTTAAAAAACAACTTATTGAAGTTCGCTCGCCAATTTGGCTATATGAATGCCGGATTTCTTCTTTTAAATCCCTCCCACGAATTCTACGATGTCTATTTTGAAGACACGCGAATGAATTCTCCGGCGACTTTCCGGCGCCTTGATAATATTCCCACAAATTATCTGACTCCAATCTTTGAAGAAGCCGGAGATGATCATTGCTTATATGGCGATTCCTCTGATCCCCTTCCCCCCAAACTTTCTTCTATCCTTGATAATCTCAATATATCTTCGTTTTTCTTTCAAACTATCGTTGATGACGATAAAACAAATCTTGGTCTTCTTTACCTTTGTTCATCCGAAAAGAGTTTAAGGCCTCTATCGGTCAGTGAGCAAACAATATTAATTTTTATCAGCGCCCTATTTGAGCAACTTGTTCGACAGATGCGTGAAGTTCATCAGGATAAAAGACGGGATTCGCTCTTAGAACATATCTTAAAAATAAACGAAGAATATGTTTATATAGTTGATAAAAGAACGCGCTTAATTCACTATGTGTCACAGAATCTTGCCAGTTACTTCCCGCATCAGCCGCTGATTGGTCAGAAGTGTTACAAGGTTTTTAGAAATCGGGATGAAATATGCCAAGACTGTCCGTTATCTAACAAAGAACCGGTGATCATAATTAACGAGATATCGCCTTCCCCGCTACAAGCCCGCGTTTTAAACTATACCGGAAATCCGAATGAAGAAACTATTGTGTTAAAAGTTCCAAGTCGCGAAAGTTTATTGAGCAACGCCCTTTTTGTCGATAAAGATTTATCTATTAAAAATCGAGCCCGCTTAATTGCCGATATCCGTGAGGCTCTCTACACCAACCACCGCGGTTTTATTTTAGGCATTCGCCTTGCTCTTGATGATAGTGAAATTAATCCTCTAACCAAAGATGATAAATTATCTTTCCTAAACGCTATCAGCCAGTCGATTATCGAGGCCGGATATGAAAATGTCCTTTTTCGCATTGATGATGATGCTTTAGCTATTAATTTTGTCGAAGCACCTCGACCGGCGACTTTTAATCGGCTTGAGGATATTTATAAACATATAGCCATTAAAGCCCATCACCTTTCCGAAAAGATATCGTTTAATTTGGCGTTACTTGAATACCCAACCGATTGTAATGACGCCATTATTTTGGATAAGACCATTGACGACGGCCTAAATAAATCAGCTAAGGTGGGGAAAAATATTCTTTATATTATTCGCAATCGCGTTTCAAGACCGGCTGATCGCAATGCTTATATCCTTAACTTCTATGAAACGGCAACTAGTCGCAATTACTGGGAATCATATGTCCAACCGCTTATCAACCTTGACAATGAGTTTGTAACGGGTGGCGAAATGCTGTTGCGCTTGTATGATCCTAATCGGGCTGGCTTTATTCCACCGAATGATTTTGTCGATTTATATAGCGATAATCGTCTAATGTGCGATCAAGAAAAAGCCATTATTCGCCGTGTTGGAGAAATGTGGCGGTCGCTCGGCTATACGTTATTTAGAAGCCGAGGTATTGATAGAATTTCGGTTAATATTTCTTTTGACACCATTATCAATAAAGATTTTCATGGTTTCTTAAGTGGCGTTATAAATCAATACAAATTTCCGGCTAATTTTTTGCAACTTGAAATTGATGAGGATATCGCTATGCTCCATCAGGATGAAGTACGCGCCTTTATTAAGCGCAATTCCGATTTAAAGATATCATTTATTTTGGATAACTATACCGGTAGAAACCTTTCACCAAACAGCATTAATTCACTTGGATTCCATTATTTGAAACTTGAGCAGGCCGCAATTCGTTCTATTGAAAATGACTCTGATTCCTATGTTAATTTTACGCATATGGTCAACCGATTGAAAACTTTGAACCTAGAACTTATCGTTAAAGGGGTTGAGACTGAACGGCAGGTAAACATTATTAAATCGCTCGGTATTCATTATTGCGAAGGTTACTTTTACGCCAAGCCAATGCCGATTGACGATTATGAAAAATATATTGTTTCAACCGATCAGCAAACTATTTGA